From one Thalassospira lucentensis genomic stretch:
- a CDS encoding SDR family NAD(P)-dependent oxidoreductase, whose amino-acid sequence MGNLAISTALITGGGTGVGAVMARMLADAGVKVAVSGRRAEMLAEVAKHPNITAIPADVTDEASVRAMFGTFCDVIGAPDLVIANAGMAESAPFGKTSIDLWKRTMDVNLTGTFLTFREGLNVMDRARPGRLISIASTAGLKGYAYVTAYCAAKHAVVGLVKSLATELAATPITVNAVCPGFMETPMLEQSVANIVAKTGMSAEDARASLAKINPQNRLIQPEEVAQTVMWLASSHAASITGQAISVSGGEI is encoded by the coding sequence ATGGGAAACCTTGCCATCAGCACAGCATTGATTACCGGCGGTGGAACCGGCGTGGGGGCCGTGATGGCCCGCATGCTGGCCGATGCCGGGGTCAAGGTCGCGGTATCAGGCCGCCGTGCCGAAATGCTGGCCGAGGTGGCAAAACATCCCAATATCACCGCCATTCCCGCCGATGTGACGGATGAGGCATCGGTGCGCGCGATGTTTGGCACATTCTGCGATGTGATCGGCGCGCCCGATCTGGTGATTGCCAATGCCGGTATGGCCGAAAGCGCGCCATTTGGCAAAACATCCATCGACCTTTGGAAGCGCACGATGGACGTCAATCTGACCGGCACGTTTTTGACGTTCCGCGAGGGGTTGAACGTGATGGACCGCGCCAGGCCGGGGCGATTGATTTCGATTGCATCGACGGCGGGGCTTAAGGGTTATGCCTATGTCACCGCCTATTGCGCGGCAAAGCATGCGGTGGTCGGGCTTGTCAAAAGCCTTGCGACCGAGTTGGCCGCGACGCCGATCACGGTTAATGCGGTGTGCCCCGGTTTCATGGAAACACCGATGCTTGAACAATCGGTTGCCAATATCGTTGCGAAAACCGGCATGAGTGCGGAAGACGCACGCGCAAGCCTTGCGAAGATCAATCCGCAGAACCGGTTGATCCAGCCCGAAGAAGTTGCCCAGACCGTGATGTGGCTGGCAAGCAGCCATGCCGCATCGATCACCGGGCAGGCGATTTCGGTATCGGGAGGAGAGATATGA
- a CDS encoding alpha/beta hydrolase, with product MITNWDDAYANGDHIRGAAEFPGMWARLASAFRDEMAASNRAELDVAYGNAARERYDLFLPEGTPKGVVVFVHGGYWKAFDKSTWSHLARGAVARGWAVCLPSYILAPDARLSDITRQIGAAIDHVANRISGPIHLTGHSAGGHLVSRMNCVSSPLSAATQARIKNTVSISGLHDLRPLLKTAMNDVLKLDEAEAIAESAALSRPHLPCSITCWVGADERPEFVRQNDLLANIWTGLGASTRAVEAPDKHHFDVIADLADPDSDLVACLLHPIEPEDA from the coding sequence ATGATCACCAACTGGGACGACGCATACGCCAATGGCGACCATATCAGGGGTGCGGCGGAATTTCCCGGCATGTGGGCCAGACTGGCATCGGCCTTCCGCGATGAAATGGCGGCATCGAACCGGGCGGAACTGGATGTTGCCTATGGCAATGCCGCGCGCGAAAGATACGACCTGTTCCTGCCCGAAGGCACGCCAAAGGGCGTGGTTGTTTTCGTGCATGGCGGCTATTGGAAGGCGTTTGATAAATCGACATGGTCGCATCTGGCACGTGGTGCGGTTGCGCGCGGCTGGGCGGTCTGTCTGCCAAGCTATATTTTGGCACCCGATGCCCGCCTGTCGGACATCACCCGCCAGATCGGGGCGGCGATTGATCATGTTGCCAATCGCATTTCTGGCCCCATTCACCTGACCGGCCATTCGGCGGGCGGTCATCTGGTCAGCCGGATGAATTGCGTCTCCTCGCCCCTGTCAGCGGCAACGCAGGCACGCATCAAAAACACCGTATCGATCAGCGGCCTGCACGATCTGCGCCCGCTTCTGAAAACCGCGATGAATGATGTGCTGAAACTCGACGAAGCCGAAGCAATCGCCGAAAGTGCCGCACTGAGCCGCCCGCATCTGCCATGCTCCATCACCTGCTGGGTCGGCGCGGATGAACGGCCGGAATTTGTCCGTCAGAACGATCTTCTTGCCAATATCTGGACCGGGCTTGGTGCATCGACCCGCGCGGTCGAGGCCCCCGACAAACACCATTTTGACGTCATCGCCGATCTGGCCGATCCGGACTCCGATCTGGTCGCCTGCCTGCTGCATCCGATTGAGCCGGAGGACGCATAA
- a CDS encoding MarR family winged helix-turn-helix transcriptional regulator: MDKTVRDPDMPHNETSDISKARLRAWLQVLRVSRKIEGELREKMRLEFGSTLPRFDVMAALYRSRDGMRMSELSSALMVSNGNVTGIVDRLVTEGMLVRVPVENDRRASIVRLTEAGEKDFAERALVHEGWVSELFSDLSASDADALIRILRTVYHHNEAHHD; encoded by the coding sequence ATGGATAAAACAGTCCGCGACCCCGATATGCCGCACAATGAAACATCGGATATTTCAAAGGCGCGTTTGCGGGCGTGGCTTCAGGTATTGCGCGTGTCGCGCAAGATCGAGGGTGAGCTTCGCGAGAAAATGCGCCTTGAATTCGGCTCCACCCTGCCGCGCTTTGACGTGATGGCCGCACTTTACCGGTCCCGCGACGGGATGCGCATGAGCGAGCTTTCAAGTGCGTTGATGGTTTCAAACGGCAATGTTACCGGGATTGTTGACCGGCTTGTGACCGAGGGGATGCTGGTCCGGGTGCCGGTTGAAAATGATCGCCGGGCATCGATCGTGCGCCTGACGGAAGCGGGCGAAAAGGATTTTGCCGAGCGGGCCCTTGTGCATGAAGGCTGGGTGTCCGAGCTGTTTTCCGATCTGTCGGCCAGTGATGCCGATGCCCTGATCCGTATCCTTCGGACTGTTTATCATCATAACGAGGCGCACCATGACTAA
- a CDS encoding bifunctional salicylyl-CoA 5-hydroxylase/oxidoreductase: MRIACLGGGPAGLYFAISMKLRDPGHEVVVIERNKPDDTFGWGVVLSDETLTNLAQNDAKSAEAIRAHFSYWDDVAVLYRGEKTVSTGHGFCGIGRKQLLILLQQRARELGVELRFETEAESAAHYAKEFDLVVASDGLNSKTRTEFADKFQPDIDTRKCKFVWLGTHQKFDDAFTFIFEETDKGWVWAHAYQFDDKTATFIVECSQATWEAYGFGDMTKEESIATCEEIFKDHLGGHALISNAHHVRGSAWLSFPRVLCKTWSHENIVLMGDAAATAHFSIGSGTKLALESAIGLANYLHSEADLPSAFAKYEDERRLEVLRLQSAARNSMEWFEEIERYFHFDPVQFTYSLLTRSQRISHENLRLRDAKWLKDAEGWFQRKAGIVANDPANDEVRHPMFVPFTLRDMKLKNRIVVSPMAQYKAVDGCPTDWHLVHYAERAKGGAGLVYTEMTCVSDTGRITPGCPGFYAPSHEAAWKRIVDFVHSETDAKICAQIGHSGRKGSTQLGWEEMDAPLKSGNWPLLSASDIAWSDRNQTPKPMTRDDMDMVRDQFVAAAEMADRAGFDMIEVHAAHGYLLSSFISPVSNTRDDEYGGSLENRMRYPLEVIDAVRAAWPTHKPLSVRISANDWVGDEGVTPEEAVEIARMLQAHDVDICDVSAGQTTKAARPVYGRMFQTPFSDRIRNEAHMATMAVGNIYEPDHVNSILMAGRADLVCLARPHLADPYWTLHAAAGLGNRTENWPEPYYAGRDQMWRLAERSDVMTGKV, from the coding sequence GTGAGAATAGCTTGTTTGGGTGGCGGTCCTGCGGGGCTTTATTTTGCGATTTCGATGAAATTGCGTGATCCCGGCCATGAGGTCGTGGTGATCGAGCGTAACAAGCCCGATGACACGTTTGGCTGGGGCGTTGTCCTGTCGGACGAGACGCTGACCAATCTGGCGCAGAATGATGCCAAAAGTGCCGAGGCGATCCGGGCGCATTTTTCATATTGGGATGATGTTGCGGTTCTGTATCGCGGCGAAAAGACCGTATCGACCGGGCATGGTTTTTGTGGCATCGGGCGCAAGCAGCTTTTGATCCTGTTGCAGCAGCGCGCACGTGAACTGGGTGTTGAGCTTCGGTTCGAGACCGAGGCCGAAAGTGCCGCGCATTATGCCAAGGAATTTGACCTTGTCGTCGCATCCGACGGGCTTAATTCCAAAACCCGCACCGAGTTTGCCGATAAATTCCAGCCCGATATCGATACCCGCAAATGCAAGTTTGTCTGGCTGGGCACGCATCAGAAATTCGATGATGCCTTTACGTTCATTTTCGAGGAAACCGACAAGGGCTGGGTCTGGGCGCACGCCTATCAGTTTGATGACAAGACTGCGACCTTTATCGTCGAATGTTCGCAAGCGACATGGGAAGCCTATGGTTTCGGCGACATGACCAAGGAAGAGTCGATTGCCACCTGCGAGGAAATCTTCAAGGATCATCTTGGCGGTCATGCGCTGATTAGCAATGCGCATCATGTGCGCGGTTCGGCGTGGTTAAGCTTCCCCCGGGTTTTGTGCAAAACATGGTCGCATGAGAATATCGTGCTGATGGGTGATGCGGCGGCGACGGCGCATTTTTCCATCGGATCGGGTACCAAGTTGGCGCTTGAAAGTGCCATCGGGCTTGCCAATTACCTGCATTCCGAGGCCGATTTGCCATCCGCCTTTGCCAAATATGAAGACGAACGCCGGTTGGAGGTTTTGCGCCTGCAATCAGCGGCACGCAATTCGATGGAATGGTTCGAGGAGATCGAACGGTATTTCCATTTCGATCCGGTGCAGTTCACCTATTCGCTTCTGACCCGATCGCAGCGCATCAGCCATGAGAACCTTCGACTGCGTGATGCCAAGTGGCTTAAGGATGCCGAAGGATGGTTCCAGCGCAAGGCGGGCATAGTTGCAAATGATCCGGCGAATGACGAAGTCCGTCACCCGATGTTCGTGCCGTTTACATTGCGTGACATGAAGCTTAAGAACCGCATCGTGGTGTCGCCGATGGCGCAGTACAAGGCGGTGGATGGCTGCCCGACCGACTGGCATCTGGTGCATTATGCGGAGCGTGCCAAGGGTGGTGCGGGGCTGGTTTATACCGAGATGACCTGCGTGTCCGATACCGGCCGCATTACGCCGGGCTGCCCCGGCTTTTACGCGCCATCGCACGAAGCGGCATGGAAACGGATTGTTGATTTTGTGCATTCCGAAACGGATGCCAAAATCTGTGCGCAGATCGGCCATTCCGGGCGCAAGGGTTCGACCCAGCTTGGCTGGGAGGAAATGGACGCGCCGCTGAAATCCGGCAACTGGCCGTTATTGTCGGCATCCGACATTGCGTGGTCGGATCGCAACCAGACGCCAAAACCGATGACGCGCGATGATATGGATATGGTGCGCGATCAGTTCGTCGCAGCCGCCGAAATGGCGGATCGGGCGGGCTTTGACATGATCGAGGTTCATGCAGCACACGGTTATCTTCTGTCATCCTTTATCAGCCCGGTCAGCAATACGCGCGATGATGAATATGGCGGGTCGCTTGAAAACCGGATGCGTTATCCGTTGGAAGTGATTGATGCGGTGCGTGCCGCATGGCCGACGCACAAGCCGTTATCGGTGCGTATTTCGGCCAATGACTGGGTCGGGGATGAGGGCGTGACACCGGAAGAAGCGGTCGAGATCGCCCGGATGTTGCAGGCCCATGATGTTGATATCTGTGACGTATCCGCCGGTCAGACGACGAAGGCCGCACGGCCCGTCTATGGCCGCATGTTCCAGACGCCGTTTTCCGACCGGATCCGGAACGAAGCACATATGGCGACCATGGCGGTTGGCAATATTTACGAACCCGATCATGTCAATTCGATCCTTATGGCGGGAAGGGCGGACCTTGTCTGCCTTGCGCGACCGCATCTGGCCGATCCGTACTGGACGCTGCATGCCGCGGCAGGGCTTGGCAACCGAACGGAAAACTGGCCGGAACCATATTATGCCGGGCGTGATCAGATGTGGCGTCTGGCGGAACGGTCCGACGTCATGACCGGGAAGGTGTAA
- a CDS encoding enoyl-CoA hydratase family protein has protein sequence MTKMANITPKHFNWRMEGDVAVISLDRPERKNPLTFESYAELRDTFRDLVYADDIKAVVFGSNGGNFCSGGDVHDIIGPLIDKDMKGLLEFTRMTGDLVKAIIGCGKPVIAAVDGICVGAGAIIAMASDLRIATPVSKTAFLFTRVGLAGCDMGACAILPRIIGQGRAAELLYTGRSMSADEGERWGFYNRLVEGDVLEAEAIALATRISEGPNFGHMMTKTMLAQEWNMGIEQAIEAEAQAQAICMQTEDFNRAYKAFVAKEKPVFEGN, from the coding sequence ATGACTAAGATGGCAAACATCACGCCAAAGCATTTCAACTGGCGCATGGAAGGCGATGTTGCGGTCATTTCGCTGGATCGGCCGGAACGCAAAAACCCGCTGACTTTCGAGAGTTATGCCGAGCTTCGCGATACGTTTCGCGATCTGGTTTATGCCGATGATATCAAGGCGGTGGTGTTCGGATCGAACGGTGGCAATTTCTGTTCGGGCGGGGATGTGCACGACATTATCGGCCCGCTGATCGACAAGGACATGAAGGGGCTTCTGGAATTTACCCGCATGACCGGCGATCTGGTCAAGGCGATCATTGGCTGTGGCAAGCCGGTGATTGCGGCCGTCGACGGCATTTGCGTTGGTGCGGGGGCGATCATTGCGATGGCGTCAGATTTGCGCATCGCGACCCCGGTATCGAAAACGGCGTTCCTGTTTACCCGTGTCGGGCTTGCGGGCTGTGACATGGGGGCATGTGCGATCCTGCCGCGCATCATCGGGCAGGGCCGGGCCGCCGAACTTCTTTATACCGGACGATCCATGAGTGCCGATGAGGGCGAGCGGTGGGGCTTCTATAACCGGCTGGTCGAGGGTGATGTTCTGGAGGCCGAGGCGATTGCATTGGCGACCCGGATTTCCGAAGGCCCGAATTTCGGTCACATGATGACCAAAACCATGCTGGCGCAGGAATGGAATATGGGGATCGAACAGGCGATTGAGGCCGAAGCGCAGGCGCAGGCGATCTGCATGCAGACCGAGGATTTCAACCGTGCCTACAAGGCATTTGTCGCCAAGGAAAAACCGGTGTTCGAGGGGAACTGA